The following coding sequences are from one Pseudomonas mendocina window:
- a CDS encoding aspartate aminotransferase family protein — translation MNVAASVIEQQPLQEAEGLYEFTESPLLERQARQESNARSYPRRIPLALKRARGIHVEDVEGRTFIDCLAGAGTLALGHNHPVVIEAIRQVLVDELPLHTLDLTTPVKDRFVQDLFAALPQSFARQAKIQFCGPTGTDAVEAALKLARIATGRSTVLAFQGGYHGMSQGALSLMGNLKAKTPLGALLGHGVQFLPYPYDYRCPFGLSGKAGVQANLRYLENLLSDPESGVQAPAAVVVEAVQGEGGVIPADLEWLRGLREITAKAGIPLILDEIQSGFARTGRMFAFEHASIVPDVVVLSKAIGGSLPLSVMVYRDWLDKWQPGAHAGTFRGNQMAMAAGSAVMRYLDEQDMPSHAAAMGERLVGHLRELQRQYPQLGDIRGRGLMLGVEIVDPDGAPDALGHPPADGQLASRVQRECLRRGLILELGGRHGAVVRFLPPLIITAEQIDEVAGIFSRAVKAALA, via the coding sequence ATGAATGTCGCCGCCAGCGTTATCGAGCAACAACCGCTGCAAGAGGCCGAAGGGCTGTACGAGTTCACCGAGTCGCCGCTGCTGGAGCGACAGGCACGTCAGGAGTCCAATGCGCGCAGTTATCCACGGCGTATTCCGCTGGCGCTCAAGCGTGCCCGCGGTATCCATGTAGAGGATGTGGAAGGGCGTACCTTCATCGACTGCCTGGCCGGAGCCGGCACGCTGGCGCTGGGGCACAATCACCCGGTGGTGATCGAGGCGATCCGCCAGGTGCTGGTCGACGAGCTGCCGCTGCACACCCTGGATCTCACCACCCCGGTCAAGGATCGCTTCGTCCAGGATCTGTTCGCGGCCTTGCCGCAATCCTTTGCCAGGCAGGCGAAGATTCAGTTTTGCGGGCCTACCGGCACCGACGCGGTGGAAGCGGCGCTGAAACTGGCACGTATCGCTACCGGGCGTAGCACGGTGCTGGCCTTCCAGGGCGGCTACCACGGCATGAGTCAGGGGGCGCTGAGTCTGATGGGCAACCTCAAGGCCAAGACGCCGTTGGGCGCCTTGCTGGGTCATGGCGTGCAGTTCCTGCCGTACCCCTACGATTACCGTTGCCCGTTCGGACTGTCCGGCAAGGCCGGCGTGCAGGCCAATCTGCGCTATCTGGAAAACCTCCTGAGCGATCCGGAGAGCGGCGTGCAAGCGCCGGCCGCTGTGGTGGTCGAGGCGGTGCAGGGCGAGGGCGGGGTGATCCCCGCTGACCTGGAGTGGCTGCGCGGCCTGCGTGAAATTACCGCCAAGGCCGGAATCCCGTTGATCCTCGACGAGATCCAGAGCGGTTTCGCCCGCACCGGGCGCATGTTCGCCTTCGAACACGCCAGCATCGTGCCGGATGTGGTGGTGCTGTCCAAGGCCATCGGTGGCAGCCTGCCGCTGTCGGTGATGGTCTATCGCGACTGGCTGGACAAATGGCAGCCCGGCGCCCATGCCGGCACCTTCCGCGGCAACCAGATGGCCATGGCGGCCGGCTCGGCGGTGATGCGCTACCTGGATGAGCAGGATATGCCCAGCCATGCGGCGGCCATGGGCGAGCGCCTGGTCGGGCATCTGCGCGAGTTGCAACGGCAGTATCCGCAGCTTGGCGATATCCGTGGGCGAGGGCTGATGCTTGGCGTCGAAATCGTCGACCCCGATGGCGCGCCGGATGCGCTGGGCCATCCCCCTGCCGACGGGCAACTGGCCTCGCGCGTTCAGCGTGAATGCCTGCGCCGTGGCCTGATCCTTGAGCTGGGTGGCCGGCATGGCGCCGTGGTGCGCTTCCTGCCGCCGCTGATCATCACCGCCGAGCAGATCGACGAGGTAGCGGGGATCTTCAGTCGTGCGGTAAAGGCAGCGCTGGCTTGA
- a CDS encoding MbtH family protein, protein MNSVFDRDDIIFQVVVNHEEQYSIWPDYKEIPKGWRAAGKSGFKKECLAYIEEVWTDMRPLSLRKKMDEMAREREGALAN, encoded by the coding sequence ATGAACTCGGTATTCGATCGCGACGACATCATCTTCCAGGTAGTGGTCAACCACGAGGAGCAATACTCGATCTGGCCTGACTACAAGGAAATCCCCAAGGGCTGGCGTGCCGCCGGCAAGAGCGGTTTCAAGAAGGAGTGCCTGGCCTACATCGAAGAGGTGTGGACCGACATGCGTCCCTTGAGCCTGCGCAAGAAAATGGATGAGATGGCTCGCGAGCGTGAAGGCGCGCTGGCGAACTGA